Within Mesoplodon densirostris isolate mMesDen1 chromosome 13, mMesDen1 primary haplotype, whole genome shotgun sequence, the genomic segment CTTTAACTTATATTCTGTTAACCTGATTTCATTAACTTTCATCATTCAGTTCATCCTCAACCTACTTAATGTGTACAACTTAGGATACTTAGAAATACCCTGttcagagaagagaaatggaaatttcttAGGGGGAAATACACTATAAGGCTGATagtacattgatttttaaaaatacttgactGCTGTgtcttttttaaaggttttattgaggtataaattgCACATATTTTAATTGTTCAATTTGACATAAATATATGCCTGTGAAACCATCCCTGCAGTTGAGACAATGAACATATCTCCAACAGCCTTAAATGCATTCCCTTCCCCATTGTTGGCAAGGGATCTACTGTCCTCTAGCTTAGTTTGCATTCTCTGTAGTTTTATATATGTGGGATCCTAGAGGAGTTATTATTTTGGGGTGAGTgggcctggcttttttttttttttggtggctcgctggctccttagttgtggcatgtgcgctccttagttgcagccggtggggttcttagttgcagctcacgtgcttcttagttgcggcttgccagttctttagttgctgcatgtgaactcttagttgcagcacacgtgtgggatctagttccctgaccaaggattgaacccgggccccctgcattgggagcgtggagtctttaccactgcgctaccagggaagtcttggcctggcttctttatttttttgcggtaagcgggcctctcactgctgtggcctctccccgtgcggagcacaggctccgaacgcgcaggctcagcggccatggctcacgggcccagccactccgcggcatgtgggattctcccagaccggggcaggaacccgcgtcccctgcatcggcaggtggactctcaaccactgtgccaccagggaagcccggcctggcttctttcactcagcgtatttattttgagatttattcagattgctgcatgtatcaatagtttgtccCTTTTGAGTGTGgggggtagtattccattgtaagaaTGTATCACAATGTATTTATCCACTGTGATGTATAAATTTACCTGCAATAGACAcggggttgtttccagtttttggctattgcaGCTAAAACTGTTACAAACATTtgtgtatgtgtctttgtgtggacctgtgtttccctttctctagggTAAATATCTAGAGGGGCATGGCTGGGTGGCATGATAGATGTAGGTTcaactttttaaggaactgccaacctctttccaaagtgttttttttttttttttgcagtacgtgggcctctcactgctgtggcctctcccgttgcggagcacaggctccggacgtgcaggctcagcggccatggctcacgggcccagatgctccgcggcatgtgggatcttcccggaccggggcacgaacccgcatcccttgcatcggcaggcggactctcaaccactgcgccaccagggaagcctggcaggcaTTATTGTCTTTCTTGTTTCCTGCTGTATCCCCCCTGTGAATGGCACAGGGCAAGTGCCCAGCATGTACTTACTGAAAATGGGAATCATCAAATCCAGGCTGGATGAGGAGGAACATGCAGCCAGTGGAGCTGCCCTACAGTGAGAAAGCGAGAGGTCTCGTCAGGCAAAGACCGAAGCGGGGAGCTGGAGGATGGCAGGGCAGGACTGCCATCCAAGCTGCATCTCACTGGGGTGTTGCCTTGGGGGAGGGGCTGAAGTGGAGAGGAGGGTGTGACAGACGCCTCTGCAGGGCAGCAGTGCCAGCTGCTTCGCAGGGTCTCTGAGGTGAGGGTGGGCAGCCCATGCTGCCCAAGCCCACGGGACACACCTGTGCATCCAAGTCAACCCTTCCACACTCCATTCTCTCCAAACCTCCCACCACCTCTCCCTCTGCATCTGCAACTGCTGGTCTTGCCTCTACTTCCTTGAAAACACAGGAGCCAAGACCTTACCTTCCCACCGTAACTACAAACCTGACGATACCTGCCCCTTGCTACCCTTTCTCCTGGAGCAATGCAGgaggtgccccccaccccaacccatcCATCCTGTAACACCCCCAGGtcaaggcctccctggtggtagAGGTGTTGCTTCTGGGCCAAGTTCCCCCTGCTTGGGGATTACGGGACCAGTGCCCACCTCCTAGGGGCACCTAGGTGCCCCATAAATGTCTGATGATGGACCTGGGAAAAAACAGCCTGGGAGCCTGTGGGGTGAACAGGAGGGGCATGGAGAGAATGGACCTCTGTGGGTGAGGCCAGGACTGGAGCTTGGGAAAGAGCCTCACGTTTAAGGGTGGCCACAGGGGCCTGAGGCACAGCAGAGTGAGGAGAACACACAACCTCAGACTGCAGGCAGGCACCAAGGAAAGGGGGCAGCGGGGGAATCCCATTAtgggatgggagggagaggggtgAGGAGTTGGTGGTAACGAGTATGCACCACCTCTGGGGGAGGGTGACAGCAATCAGACCTGAAACACTCTTGACCTGACTTTATGTAAACAGAATGCCAACTACAGCCACTGACAGAGAACTCAGTTATGACTGGTGACCAAACTAAAGAAGTACAGTGGTTAACATCTCAAACCAAATGTCAGTTTACTTCCTTGGTTATGTTCCATTACGGTAATAAACTCTCTTCATAAGTATGCAGCCTCTATAATCTTTTCCCTTCTAACAAATATGGCAGTCTGATAACAAActggaaaaacaaaccaaaaagaaatgaggtCACATGAAGCAGGAGCAATGGCAGGGCAATCAGGGGAGGGAGCCTGTCTCACAGGAGGGTCTCCGGTTTGTGGACAATGGCCTCTGTGGACAGTGGCTGTGGAGTGGAGGGAATGAGAGAGCCCAGCTCAAGTCTCGGGATGGGAGAGGCTGCGACATTGCCAGGGGAGTCGGGGTGGAGCCTCGTGTGGTTTCTTTTCACTCCCTGGTGTGAATCAGCTGGTGCTTGACCAACTTTGACCGCTggctgaaggctttcccacaagccgtgcagtcaTAGGGCTTCACCCCAGTGTGAATCCTCTGGTGCTGGATGAGGACCGAGCGCTGGCTGAAGGACTTCCCACACTCACTGCACTGATAGGGCCTCTCGCCGGTGTGGATGATCTGATGCTGAATGAGGTGTGAGCTCTGGCTGAAGCCCTTCCCACACTCGATGCACGCgtagggcttctctccagtgtggacttTCTGGTGGTGGATGAGGTTTGAGCTCCGGTTGAAGGCTTTGCCACACTGGTTACACTCGTGGGGTTTCAACCCGTTATGGATCCTCTGATGCTGAATGAGAGTTGAGCTCTGGCTGAAGGTTTTCCCACACTCGGTACATTcatagggcttctctccagtgtgaactcGCTGGTGCAGGATGAGGTTGGAGCTGCGACCGAAGGTCTTCCCGCACTCGCGGCACTCATAGGGCTTGTCGCCCGTGTGCACACCCTGGTGCTGGATGAGCGCAGAGCTGTGGCTGAAGGCCTTCCCACAGATGCTGCACTCATACGGCTTCTCTCCCGTGTGGATGATCTGGTGCTTTCTGAGCACTGAGCTGTAGCTGAAGGCCTTCCCACACACACCGCACACGTgaggcttctctccagtgtggattctCCGGTGCTGGATGAGGCTTGAGCTCTGGCTGAAGGCCTTCCCACAGTCACTGCACTTGtagggcttctcccctgtgtggaCCCTGTGATGCTTAATGAGGTTGGACACCCGGCTGAAGGGTTTGCCGCACTCGCTACACGCATAAGGCCTCTCCCCGGTGTGGACCCTCTGGTGCTTCCTCAGGTGTGAGCTCTGGCTGAAGGCCTTCCCGCACTCGTCACACTCGAAGGGCTTCTCCCCTGTATGGACCCTCTGGTGTTTGATAAGGTTGGAGCTCCGCCTGAAGGCCTTCCCACAGGCGTTGCACACGTATGGCTTCTCCCCGGAATGGATTCTTTGATGCTGGATGAGGTTGGAGGTCCTCCTGAAAGCCTTCCCGCACTCACTGCATTCGTAGGGCTTCTCGCTCACGTGGGACTTCTGGTGCTTTTTAAGGCTGGAGCTCTGGCTGAAGGCCTTTCCACACTCAGTACACATGTGTGGCTTCTCTCCGCGGTGGGTAAGCCGGTGCCTGAGGAGGTCTGAATGTGTGCTAAAGGGCCTTCCACACTCATTACATATGAAGGACTTCTGTCCAGTGTGCACTGTCTGATGCTGAGTAAGATCGGGGCCTCCTTGGAAGGTGTTCCCACACTCGTTGCATATGAATGGGCTTTCGGCTGCGTGAAGCCCCTCACAGCTGATTAGGTCCATGCTGCGTGGGAAGCTCTGGCCATGCGTGTCGTACGGATGTGGCCTCCCTTCTGTAGGGGCTCCCTGACATGCCACTGGGCTTGGGCTCAGACTGAAGCCTCTCTTGACGTTGTCACAGTCCACCTCTTTCTCTCCTGAGGAGCTCTTGAGAAGCACTTGCACTGGTGTGAAGTCCCCCTCCCAGCAGGGGGACTGCACCTGTCTCTCATCCTCAGGGACCTCCCAGTCTCTTTCTAATGCACCGTCACAGAGTTCTCCAAGCTCAGGCGTCTGGGAAACGTCGCTGGCATGGTTTTCTGATGTTTCTGCCTGTGATTCCAAATTCTCAGAAACTTCTTCCTTCTCAAGAAACTCCTTGCCCTCAGTCCTGGGGTCCCAATCTGAAATGACAAACAGGAAGTCACGTGGaaggaaacaaggaaacacaGGCAAGTCTGGGAGCATGGGACCCACGGTGGGTGGTGGTCCCAGGTCTCTCAAGGGAACTGTGAGGGGCTGGCAGAGCTGAGGGGACCAGGCTGCACAGCAACTGAAAACCAACCCTAACCTGACCCCCAGACCCCACATCTCAGGAAAGCGCCTGCAGTCTCCCGACTAAGGCCAGCCAAAATCCTGGCCTGAGTCAAGGCAGCCCCTTGGCTATCCTTCCCCTGACCCACAGCAGGTCATCAGCAGGTCCTGTTGGCTTTACCTCGGAGTGTGTCCCAAACCCAGGCACTCACCCTCTCACCTGTTCAAGGAAAACACAGCTCCCTGCATGTTGCATTGCTAGACATTCTACCTGCCTCCTGCTCCAGATGCACAAGCCTGGAGTCGGCTGCTTGGCCCAGCTCTCATTCTCTGGGCGCCCACCACTGGCTTCACAGGTGTGGGCCTGGGCCCAGGCCAGGAGGTGCAGGGCCCATTCCCTTCAAAGAAGCAGAACTGGCTCCGACTGCACGGTGATGACTCTGGAATGTCAGACTCCATCCCATTTGACAGAGAAGCCTTCAGCGACCGTGCCCCATTCGCCAAAGCAACCTGTACCTCTTGGAACCTGCACTGTGACTGCACTTTGTTAGCTGGTACCAG encodes:
- the ZNF16 gene encoding zinc finger protein 16, yielding MPSLRVRPEEAEMEPSVPGPSPWTPRTQACVSDAPAVTHPGSALHGSLCCGDAEPEATPPHHQQPDWDPRTEGKEFLEKEEVSENLESQAETSENHASDVSQTPELGELCDGALERDWEVPEDERQVQSPCWEGDFTPVQVLLKSSSGEKEVDCDNVKRGFSLSPSPVACQGAPTEGRPHPYDTHGQSFPRSMDLISCEGLHAAESPFICNECGNTFQGGPDLTQHQTVHTGQKSFICNECGRPFSTHSDLLRHRLTHRGEKPHMCTECGKAFSQSSSLKKHQKSHVSEKPYECSECGKAFRRTSNLIQHQRIHSGEKPYVCNACGKAFRRSSNLIKHQRVHTGEKPFECDECGKAFSQSSHLRKHQRVHTGERPYACSECGKPFSRVSNLIKHHRVHTGEKPYKCSDCGKAFSQSSSLIQHRRIHTGEKPHVCGVCGKAFSYSSVLRKHQIIHTGEKPYECSICGKAFSHSSALIQHQGVHTGDKPYECRECGKTFGRSSNLILHQRVHTGEKPYECTECGKTFSQSSTLIQHQRIHNGLKPHECNQCGKAFNRSSNLIHHQKVHTGEKPYACIECGKGFSQSSHLIQHQIIHTGERPYQCSECGKSFSQRSVLIQHQRIHTGVKPYDCTACGKAFSQRSKLVKHQLIHTRE